The DNA sequence ACTGGAAATTCGGGCGGCTGATCGCCACAGCGTTGATGGACATCTCATACCCGATGTTATATACCTCACCGACATTTCGCAGAATGGTGGTTGCATACCGAGGCGGCAAAGCCTGTACGCGAAGCAGCAATTCGGAGGTAGTCTTGGTGTAGAAATCCATGCTACCATAGAGGCGTCCAGACCAGAGGTCGTAGTCGATCCCCGCATTGAATTGCTGAGTTTCCTCCCACTGGAGATCCGGGTTGGGGTTATCGACGCCCGTGAAGCCCGGTATAACGATTCCTCCCAAAATGGCAGTGGTGATATTCTGTACCCCAAGCAATGGCAAGGAGTTGTAGTTACCAATCTCCTGATTACCCGTGATCCCCCAACCTACGCGCAGGTTCAAGCCAGTCAAGACCTCGCTGTCTTCGAGGAAAGGTTCTTCAGACATTTTCCACATGAAGGCGGCAGAAGGGAAATATCCCCACTTGTTGTTTTCTCCAAATCGTGATGATCCATCTGCACGGAATGTGGCTGTCAAGAAGTATTTGTTGGCCCAGTCATAGTTGATACGACCGAAGACCGATACCAAAGTGTTGGTTTCCTTCAAGGAGGTTGGGTTCACAGATCCATCGGCACCAGCTTCCAAGTTGTTGGTTTGGAAGAAGTCTGTGGTGAAGTCCCGACGGGTGACGGTAAAGTTCTTATTGGTAAAATCCTGATAGGAATACCCCGCCAAAAACTTGAAGTGGCTTTTCTCGCCCCAGTAATTGTCGTAGTCCAAGAATACCTCGATCAGCTTTGAGCCACGTGTCTGGTTACTCTTGAAAGCCAATCCATTGACAGTATTGGCTACTGACGAATTGGAAGGTTGGTAAATGTCCCTGTTGCCCGTGGAGTAGTTCAATCCCAAGTTGGTCTTGAGGTGAAGGCTCTCGAAAATCTCCAAATCCGCAGAGAAGTTGGCCAACAAGCGGCTGTCAAAGGAACGGTCATCGATTTGTTCAGCCAAAGCCACCGGATTCCGGGAGTCATTGGAAATCTCCGTGTACTCACTCCCTGTGATTGGATTCACGCCGGAGGGATCCAGAACCGGGAAAGTCGGGTTGAATTTGAAGACGTTGTTGAACAGTCCCCCTGTAAATCCACCCGTCTGCTGGTAAGGAGGAGTACGAGAGTCCGTGTATGCCCCTGTCAAGTTCAGGTTGAGATCCAGACGGTCGTCCACGGCGGTATGTCGCACATTCAGACGTCCGGTAGCTCTTTCCAAGTTGGAGTTGAGGACAATTCCATCCTGATTGAAATAGCTGATGGATGCCCGGTAGTTGCGATTGGAGGCACCAGCTCCAAAGCTCACACTATGGCTTTGTGTCCAGGCAGTCTGGAGAATCTCATCCTGCCAGTCAGTATTGGCATCTTGGGTCACGCCGGTCAGATTGTAGGTATCCAACGCCTGACGAAACTCATTTCCATCCAACAACTCGATCAAGTTCGTGGCATTGGCGACGGCGGCATATCCATCGTAGCTGACGGTAGGTTTTCCTACAGCACCACTTTTGGTGGTAATGATGATGACACCATTGGCACCCCGAGAACCATAGATCGCCGTTGCGGACGCATCCTTGAGGATGTCAATGGTCTCGATGTCGTTGGGATTCAGGAAGTTCAGGGGGTTTTGCTGACCTTGGTTGACGCCATCTACTTCGGCAGGACCTTCTGTATTGGTCCGACCATTGTCGAGTGGGACCCCATCGATCACATACAAAGGCTCATTGGAAGCGGAAATCGAGGTTCCCCCCCGAATCCGGACATTCACGGCACCACCGGGCTCACCGTTGGCGGTGGTGACCACCACGCCCGGCGCCCGACCTTGGAACAACTGTTCGGGCGAGGCGATCGCCCCGACATTGAAGTCCTTTTCGGTCACTGAGTTCATCGCCCCAGTAGCATCACTTTTCTTGACGGTACCGTATCCCACCACAACCACTTCGTCGAGCGTAGATTCGGTCACGTTCAGGGAAAGGTCGATGTTGGTACGTCCATTGACTTGGACTTCGGTACGTTCAAATCCTACATAGGAAATGATCAACACTGCATCGGGGCCCGGCACAGTGATTTCGTAGAGGCCATTTTCATCGGTGAAAACGCCTGAGGTAGTCCCTTTCACCTGAACGGTTGCTCCGGAAAGGGGCGCCCCATCTCGTGAGGCAGAAATTCGGCCTGTAACGGTCTGCTGGGCGTAGAGGCCCCCTCCCAGCATTAACCAGAACAGGAGCAAGAATTTAGGTAATCCTTTTACAGGTAGTTGAGTGCTCATCATTCATCTGGTAGTTGAATGGTATCGAAATCCAGCAGGATTCCTGCCGGCAATCCTGCCGGACACGAAAAAAAAGTGTTGAGGTCGACTAGCACATGCATTCGCCAAGGGCGAGCGGAATGCGAAAAATCAGATGAGGCGGATCGCCAAGCTAGGAAGGAGGAAGAGACGGCGAGGAGATGTAGTGCCCTTCTAAGCACCACTCCTGAATCTATCGTGTTTGGGGAGAAATCATCCGTGTGTATCGTACCTCAATCGCCTATTCACTCGATCATTCAAGCGAAAGGTCCTTGGGTATCCACACAAGATTCGGCACCCGCAACCACTATTCATCATGGAGCGCTACTGAATTGAGCCGTCTTGCATCCATTGGTATCTGCATGGAGGCAGATCATAACGCAATTTAGATAATCGGTCGCGTGGAATAATTGCATCATATTCGATTCTCTTACCTGTGAAAATGATGCGCTCTAAGATTTTTATTGGCTCAAAAACCTTTTTCGGAAAGCGATTCATTCGGAGGCGGAAGCACTGTCTCCCATCTATCTGATACGATCATCGAAAATTATGAGTAGCTTTATCCTACAATCGGTTCATCACTTTCCAACAATCGTCCCCCCCATGGCCAAACGTCAGACTACCTTGGCAGATCTCGCTCGCGAACTGGGAATTAGCGCCGCTACGGTATCTCGTGCGCTCAAGGATTATCCGGATATCAGTGCCAAGACCAAGGAGCGAGTCATGGCCTTGGCCAAGGAGCGAAACTATCGCCCCAACAGCATGGCAGCCGGTCTCAGAAAGCGTGAGTCCCGAGTCATTGGGGTCATAGTCCCTTCGATTGTCAACCACTTTTTTGCTTCGGTTATCCGCGGAATCATGCGAGAAGCCTACGAGTCTGATTATCGGGTCATGATCTGCCAGTCCGATGAGTCTCAAGACAAGGAATGCACGGATACCCGAGCCCTGTTTGATCGTCGGGTTGATGGCTTGATGGTCTCACTTGCCCACGAAACCGAAGATCTTGCGCATTTTCAGGAAGTCTTGGATGCTGGGGTACCCATCGTATTTTTTGATAAAGTGCCGACTCGGTTGAATGAAGTCTCCAAGGTGGAAGTGGATGATTTTGGCGGGGCATTCGCAGTGACTCAGCATCTGATCGACCAAGGATACCGCCGCATTTCTCATCTCACAGGCCCCAAAACCGCCTCTACCGCCCAGAATCGGCTCTTGGGATACCGCAGAGCGCTTGAGGCCAATGGCATTCCCTACGAGCCCAGCAGGGTATTCAGCAGCGAGACCTTCGATTTCGATTCGGGTAAGCAAATGGCCAAGCAAGCCCTCACTCAATCTGGAGGATGCGATGCGATCTTTGGCATGACCGACCTATTGGCCATGAGCGCCCTCGCTGCAGCTCAGGATTTGGGGCTTGAGGTACCCAAGGATCTAGGGGTTGCAGGGTTTTCCAATTGGGAAATGGGGGCCAGATGGACCCCGGCTATCACTTCGGTAGATCAGCCTTCGGAAGAGATGGGCCGAAAAGCCACGGAACTCCTCCTCAAGGAAATTCAAGCCAATAAACTGGACGAACCCTTCGATCCAGTCAGGGTGCAACTTGAAACTCAATTGGTCATCCGAAAATCGAGTCGCAGAAACGACCGGTCCTAATTAAATGCTCGCAACAGGTCCCAAAGGATTGACCCAATATTTCTTGAAAAGCATCGTATATTGGCTTCATCCGTGCATGTGCAACCGCTACTGAATATGAGACGCCGCATTTTTTTGATGATCCCGCTTTTTGCGTGGCTCATGGCTTTTGCGCCAGCTGCCAATCCGTGGCTGGTGGATTTCGAAGAAGCCCAAGAGGCAGCGCAATTGTCAGACAAACCCATCCTGCTAGTTTTTTCCGGATCTGATTGGTGCAAACCCTGTATCCGATGGGAACAGGAGGTTTTTTCCACCCCGGAATTCGAATCTTTTGCCCAAGATCACCTTATCTTGGTTCGGGCTGATTTCCCACGAAAACGCAAAAATCGGTTGTCTGAAGCCCAAGTCCAGCACAACGAGGCATTAGCAGCCCAATTCAATCCCCAAGGATATTTTCCATACGCATTGCTCCTCACCGCCGAGGGTGAAATTCTGGTTTCCACCTCGTATCGAGTGGGAGGGACGGATCAATTTATTCGCTATTTCCATCAAATGGCTCCCAATCAATTGCCCCTTCCATGAGATTTCGGCTGATTCTTTTCGGAGGAATACTCCTGTTCACCCTTTACGCCCATTCATTACACGCCCAGAACCAATTGCAACTACACGGTGGATTCACGATGGGAGCCGGATGGTGGGTCTACGATCGGGGCCAGGTAGATGGCAGTACAGAGCACATCGGGTATGATCGAACGCATCTTTCCGGCGCTCCCGGTATCAAACTCCAAATTGGGCATGCATCTCCCAAGTGGGTCTGGTCACTTTCGGGGAGTGTTTCTAGCCTCATGGATGACGAGATGATTGGTTCCGACAATCAAAGAGGTAGTCGAAGTCGATACTATGTAACTGAATTTCGGGGGAATGTGGGGATCAGGGAAGTAACCCTTGGACTAGGCTACCAGATCTGGAACCAGCCCAAGCTTAGATTGGTACCGACCCTACAATTGGGCACATTCTGGATGAAACATACCCATCCTGAAAAATCGGACATGCAGCTTCCCATCAGCTTTGCAGGAGAATTTCACCTGCTCATCAACCTCTCAGACCAACTCGAGTGGGATGTCTACCCGAGCTATAGCAGAAAAGTCGTCTTGACAGGCCCAGAGGCTCCCACTGGCAGTAGACATCATATCTATCTGGTGGGCATCGGAACCGGATTGACCTTCTCCTTTGGCAAGTCCAAAATGACTTATAGGATGCTACCCACCGGCAGTTCCGATCAACTTAGCCATTCATCCCGCTATGGCAAATAAGCTTACTGTATGTAGCCTGATATTGATGGGATGGCTTTCCCACGGATTGTGGGCTCAAGGATCGACGGCCTTCAAAGCGGATACTTCGTTGATCCTGATGGGGACTGCGTTTTCTCTGACAGCTTATGGCCCCACAGACGATATTGCTCATCAAGGCATCAGAACTGGCGTGAAGGAGGTCCAGCGGATTGAGCGAATGATTTCCAGTTGGGACCCCAAATCGGAGACTTCAGCTATTCACGCCGCAGCCGGCAAACACCCTGTCAAAGTCTCTCCAGAGCTATTCCGACTCATTCAACGCAGCATCAAGGTATCCCAGTTGACCCAAGGCGCTTTCGACATCAGCTTTGCATCAATTCAGCGAATCTGGTATTTCG is a window from the Pontibacter sp. G13 genome containing:
- a CDS encoding TonB-dependent receptor — protein: MMSTQLPVKGLPKFLLLFWLMLGGGLYAQQTVTGRISASRDGAPLSGATVQVKGTTSGVFTDENGLYEITVPGPDAVLIISYVGFERTEVQVNGRTNIDLSLNVTESTLDEVVVVGYGTVKKSDATGAMNSVTEKDFNVGAIASPEQLFQGRAPGVVVTTANGEPGGAVNVRIRGGTSISASNEPLYVIDGVPLDNGRTNTEGPAEVDGVNQGQQNPLNFLNPNDIETIDILKDASATAIYGSRGANGVIIITTKSGAVGKPTVSYDGYAAVANATNLIELLDGNEFRQALDTYNLTGVTQDANTDWQDEILQTAWTQSHSVSFGAGASNRNYRASISYFNQDGIVLNSNLERATGRLNVRHTAVDDRLDLNLNLTGAYTDSRTPPYQQTGGFTGGLFNNVFKFNPTFPVLDPSGVNPITGSEYTEISNDSRNPVALAEQIDDRSFDSRLLANFSADLEIFESLHLKTNLGLNYSTGNRDIYQPSNSSVANTVNGLAFKSNQTRGSKLIEVFLDYDNYWGEKSHFKFLAGYSYQDFTNKNFTVTRRDFTTDFFQTNNLEAGADGSVNPTSLKETNTLVSVFGRINYDWANKYFLTATFRADGSSRFGENNKWGYFPSAAFMWKMSEEPFLEDSEVLTGLNLRVGWGITGNQEIGNYNSLPLLGVQNITTAILGGIVIPGFTGVDNPNPDLQWEETQQFNAGIDYDLWSGRLYGSMDFYTKTTSELLLRVQALPPRYATTILRNVGEVYNIGYEMSINAVAISRPNFQWTIGFNFNYNHNEVLSITTASEDDNAQIFIGNISGAGLSDQFAQVIQKGDPLGAFYGLVYTGPAEDSTQTFEDLDGNGIIDDNDRTVIGSAQPDWTYGLNLQFNFWNFDVSAFFRGVLGADVFNNTALEARSLSRLPSQNIIKEALNDGLKPSEAPTYSSFWVEDASFLRMDNASIGYNFDVNNISWISRLRLYVGGQNLFLITDYTGYDPEVNTDNVNQTNPNDIPGLGIDYTNYPRARTFLFGAGLTF
- a CDS encoding LacI family DNA-binding transcriptional regulator, with product MAKRQTTLADLARELGISAATVSRALKDYPDISAKTKERVMALAKERNYRPNSMAAGLRKRESRVIGVIVPSIVNHFFASVIRGIMREAYESDYRVMICQSDESQDKECTDTRALFDRRVDGLMVSLAHETEDLAHFQEVLDAGVPIVFFDKVPTRLNEVSKVEVDDFGGAFAVTQHLIDQGYRRISHLTGPKTASTAQNRLLGYRRALEANGIPYEPSRVFSSETFDFDSGKQMAKQALTQSGGCDAIFGMTDLLAMSALAAAQDLGLEVPKDLGVAGFSNWEMGARWTPAITSVDQPSEEMGRKATELLLKEIQANKLDEPFDPVRVQLETQLVIRKSSRRNDRS
- a CDS encoding thioredoxin family protein codes for the protein MRRRIFLMIPLFAWLMAFAPAANPWLVDFEEAQEAAQLSDKPILLVFSGSDWCKPCIRWEQEVFSTPEFESFAQDHLILVRADFPRKRKNRLSEAQVQHNEALAAQFNPQGYFPYALLLTAEGEILVSTSYRVGGTDQFIRYFHQMAPNQLPLP